The Dermacentor silvarum isolate Dsil-2018 chromosome 3, BIME_Dsil_1.4, whole genome shotgun sequence region TCCCAGTGAACTGCGCTCACTCTGGGCACTATACACCAGGGGACAGGTGCTGACATAAGTAACTGGAACACGGGAGCTGTGGTCGAACTAAGGTGTAAGCCAAACTAcatctttatttatttacgtaTTCAGGCACACCACTAAAGGCCCTCAGATTAGGGCACAACTGATACAACTTATATAACTGAGATGCACAATTATATAAATCGTAGTATATACTACATTACCTACAATAGCTTGAAAAGAACACACAATTGATATATAATCAATAATTACTAGGCGTGAGGTGCAAtttgcaatttaaaaaaaatgcgtgCATAATTACAGTTCGAGATACACTTGCGCTatatatagagaaaaaaaaaaaacgcagactcAAAGGGCAGTAGATTCGTGCCCCCTGTAGCAACCTGCGCGCAGGCCGTGCTGATAGCCCAGTTCGCACCTATCGGTCTATTTCTTTACTCGTGCGTCAGAGCTTGAACAGCTCGATACACGGGTAGAAGCTGCGAACGACGCTCGGACGCACGGAACAGGGAACATATCGTGAGGCGTGGACATGGCCGTCAGTGCCGGCCTGAGCGCATGCCTGAGCTAAGTTCTTGCTTCCTGCCCGAGGTTGTTGCTGCAGGTGGATATCCTTGTTCATACCTTATATAGTTGCGCTCAAAGCACGCGGGCGAAGCCAATTGGACTATAAACGACACGAGTGCAAACTCTCaacgggtattttttttttttattcaaggaACGTTATTTATAACATTACAAAAAGGTCTGAATACGAATAAGTACCAGCTCACACAGGCTTTCAGTTCTGCTGCAGGTACAGTTCGGCCGCACCTcacgcgttccagttacttttgtgcgcaGCTGCACAATTACGTTGTAATTCTACACCCTTTAATGGGCCCCTCACCATGCACTGTTAATTGTTATATCTGTCCTCTAGGGAGTCTTCTCCCTCAAGAATAATTTTTAAATCGGCTTGCGTACGCAAACCGCtcgcgtcccctaatctaaaaacTCTCTATTATTAGCAGAGAGAGACATAATTGAAGCGTCGCGagcccatgatttcaggaggcgagcttcactaCCAAAATCAacgctctctccacttgccccgtcgagcctccgcaagcaaaattccttccctgcgttctcccgtACCGGAGGATCGCGTCGCGTATACGTCACagattcctcctcctcctttgttTCTCTCGTTTTCgttgggcgggggggggggggggcacttccggTGACGGCCCTCGCGCGCGAGCTCTTGCGTTTGTTTCGTTTTGCTCTGTGCACGACCTTGCGAGCTGTGCACGAGAAGACCTGCGTTGTCGTCTGGCTGCTTCTGCGACCTGAATCCCTCAGTGCGCGCAAGTTATAGAGAGGTTGGCCCGGCTCACGGATCCTTACCGCGATGCACCGCGTCGTCGTACCGCTGGTACCAGACTAGCGGTACGATAAGTCAGTGCCACATGAACACTGAGGTAGACGCGAGCGGATCAAAGAGCATGATCGCGctctggaacacggtagaaaattacATAGTTTTGATTTCTGCGCGCGCGaatgcacgacgtgggaacacaTAGGCAAGCAGACATTCGgcttgtatgttttattatttctctaaacttgaattcgtctattgaagcaacagatcaaacaaagAACTGCTGTTGTCTTGAATAATTCTCAATCACATGCCactgtgagtgacgtcacagcactgcgaACTACGTAGGCGCCCTTGTGCGAATGACGGCGTCGCTATGGCAGGGAGCGCGGCACCCGCGAGGAGAAGGGCGCagggcgtttggtttgaaatttcagctgttttcgcgACGCGTAGCGATgcaatactttgcagacacgatcgtaAGCGCGCGTTGtatatgcactgcgcttgtcagctgaaaatggccagacctggtgaggtaCGCTTTAAGGTGTAGTTCTGTGCCGTAACAATTATTGTCATCATTCTCGTGCGCAGCGCCTTACACGACATTGATGACGTATGCGTGTTTGTTGTGTGCACAGCATTGCACCCTAAGCGGTGTAGAATTTCGAGAGTTTGCTGGCCGTGTACACTAAATTATTACGCTCTTTTGAGTCACACGGTGGACTTTGCGACCAAAGCGGTGATACCGGGCGAGCGACCCGTCATGTACACTTCATGtgtcattgccataattttaatacGTATATACTTTACGCACTTTTCAGCGAACGTTCTTATGCCTTTATACAGCCGTGTTATGCATCAAACCTTCGAAAATTCACAATTCAAGCACCGTTGACAACTTCATGCATCATacccttggcgctctttggccatacctggcccttgcgccaataatattcaataaccaatcaatcaactCGTCCGCACATTCACTAACTGCGGCGCTGCCCCTTGCTGATGCCGCGCAGGTATGCGGCAAGCAGTTCTCCTCCTCCAGTCACGTGAAGACGCACATGCTGACGCACTCCGGCGAGCGGCCGCACAAGTGCGACCTGTGCCCCAAGTCGTTCGCCGTCATCAGCAACCTGAAGGCCCACCGTAAGATCCACCTAGGCCAGAAGGACCacgcgtgcgacgtctgcggcaagTGTTTCTACACTTCGAGCGACATGAAGTCGCACCGCACCATGCACACGGGCGAGCGGCCGCACCAGTGCGACGTGTGCCACGAGCGATTCGGCAAGCGCTCCAACATGAAGGCGCACATGATGACTCACACCGGCGAGCGACCGTTCCAGTGCCAGCGCTGCCCGAAGCGCTTCGCCAAGGCGTCCACTCTCCGGACGCACGCGGCCAAGTGGCACCCGCCGGTATCCGCCGAAGCGCCGTCCACATCTGCGTCACAAGAAGCGCCGCACGACGACGATAGCGCCGCCGGCGGCGTTTCTGTCAACGATAGTTCCGTCCCGTGCTCGTCGCGCGGTAGGCCGTCGTCGACCGTTCAAAGTACTCGCGGCTACCCTTCCTCCACGACCACGACCGACTCTCACTGTACCGTCCTTCCCGCTTCTGGGCGCGCTGCAGTTGCTGCGAATTCTTCCGAAGCTTCATCTTGCAtcacttcagcagcagcagcttcatcatcagccgccgccgctgccgctgctgctgatgatgaggACGATGATGATGGCGATCACGCGCCCTTGACCGCAGCGACAGAGTGCGATGCCTTAAACTCGATCCCGGTGATGCCTCTCTCGAAAGTAAAGGGTTCGAACGGTTCCGTCGACACCAAAAATTTCGCCGGTCATCCTCGGAAAGGACTTCGCCCGCAGTCCCGCGAGACCGCGCCTACGAGCCGTTGCGCAGACGGGCCCGTTGCTGAGGCCAACGGTCGTTCCAGGAGTGCCGCTGTCGCTTCAAACCCGCTCCCGTCTTCGTCACGAGCCGGTCGGATCGTCACGGAGGCAACCTCAGCGGGCCGCAGCGTCCGTACGAAGGACACGTCAAGGGCTGCAAGCCAAGCTGTTGTTGGGTCTGTCTCCGTTCAGCAGTACGTGCAAGCTCCGGACGAGCTTGCGTTAGAGAGTGAGCCCCGCGGGGATCTGACAGGCTTTATCGTCAAAATAGAAAACACCAAAAGCGTCGAGGCGGGCACATTTCACATGGCCAGATGATCGGATGAAGGCGGAGTCGAAGTCATACTCTTGTTCTAAAATTTCACGCCTCGGCGCTCCGGACATGTTTACGGGTCACCACGCCGGTTCACACACTCGAACACGCGTttgggaacttttttttttttttttcttttttttctcttttcggAGGCGTGTGCTTGGTCATTTGCAAACCTTGAAGAAGAACGGCCAATTGCGGCCTTGGAAAACTTTCCTTCTTATGTGACAACTAATTTACCTCTTCagtttctcttttattttttttattgttatttattattattatttttttttgcacgaagAATGCAACAAGAGAGACCACGAGACTTCCCATTAAGGGAACCTGAAGTGACATTCTGTGCGTGTCACCGTCTGACAACATCACCACCTGACAAAGAGTAAAGGCATCTCAGGTGTGAAATATTCGTGAAAAATACAAACTTACactttttttgttatttgtttatttattttttttgcatgacCGTACCGCAATTTCTTCTGGAATCGCATAGCGTGGCCACTCTCGCCGTGCTAGGGAGGCTTGTTAATTAAGCTTTCTAAAAGACGCAAGAACGTAAGACGGGAGGCGAC contains the following coding sequences:
- the LOC119445123 gene encoding zinc finger protein 572; this translates as MEAQHASRALAFAAGVTGVPTTSLPAGLPHQPIRNLGPAACFDDECNGSGSAAATVAAAADDSGLEPRCLEEKPEREQQQRHLLPTLATHQCPVCCRLFLDQREAEEHMQAHAAAVAAATGVPGGRQVAPPAVPSHLLHQQSDVHYCFVCTKSFATASNLRTHMLLHMGKKPHTCQVCGKQFSASSNLKAHAVVHTGERRYRCADCGKAFATSSHLKTHTIVHSGRRPYQCEICLREFSVSSNLRSHMFVHTGERHHECQVCGKQFSSSSHVKTHMLTHSGERPHKCDLCPKSFAVISNLKAHRKIHLGQKDHACDVCGKCFYTSSDMKSHRTMHTGERPHQCDVCHERFGKRSNMKAHMMTHTGERPFQCQRCPKRFAKASTLRTHAAKWHPPVSAEAPSTSASQEAPHDDDSAAGGVSVNDSSVPCSSRGRPSSTVQSTRGYPSSTTTTDSHCTVLPASGRAAVAANSSEASSCITSAAAASSSAAAAAAAADDEDDDDGDHAPLTAATECDALNSIPVMPLSKVKGSNGSVDTKNFAGHPRKGLRPQSRETAPTSRCADGPVAEANGRSRSAAVASNPLPSSSRAGRIVTEATSAGRSVRTKDTSRAASQAVVGSVSVQQYVQAPDELALESEPRGDLTGFIVKIENTKSVEAGTFHMAR